From the Mya arenaria isolate MELC-2E11 chromosome 17, ASM2691426v1 genome, the window TGAATAGCACTTTACACACTTAATGTAAAGCTAACAGTATTAGGTTTTCTATTGCATAATTACGGATTAATTTGTGCATGGTATGATAAACAATGACTTTGAACACgtttagtttaaataataacattgtacATCTAAGATTGGAGAAACTGTTAGTTGAGAATTCGGTCATTTATCTTTTATAGGCCATTACACAAAGAGTCAATAGAGTGGAAACGAGCCGGTTTGTTGAGGAAGTATCTCTTACACTAGTAAACGGAAGTCGGATGACCGTCACCTTGAATGAAACCAAAAGGTAGTTATaccatgttttcattttatacaaatgcaATCTGGAAATGAATTtgacttttcattttaataacaagACAAATTCAATGTCCGTTATGGACAGTTCAATATTTTGCTATAGGTTTGCTATAATTGTAAGCCAACGTCTTTCTTTTTTAGAATCTTAATAATTCTTTAACAACAGGTGCTTCTGCAGGTGTCAGTGGCGTTTGCCCTGATTAGTACACAGAATATACTACACCTTCAAAAGATACTAAAAATAAGTGGTGTCACAagtcataaacatttattatcatcGCCAAAAGCTATAAATACAGACAAGCTAATGTAGACATCAGcaaccaattgtataaaacaggaTAAGCTATCCAAAAGAAATACTTCGGCTTGTTTGCAGATAATAGCAATTTTCTTGGTCAACAATAATTATTAGATGAATAATGACCAAAAATATACATCTTGGTTAACATTAACCAAACCAAACACTCAATCGGTTTTGTACAATTTGCTTCGTGTACCTTAAGCCTGGCAGTGTTGCCTTTTTCAATACTGTCAATGAGCAGTTTCaatcaaattcattattttgatgttttctgTGCTTTTGAAGAATCTACCTTCCAGAAGacaatcatttaaaagaaaaatcgtttttttttttcaacattacaGTTGCAGTCTAAATTGGATAATAGACGAATCCAACATTTTGTTGCATATTCGCGCTTCTGGGGACGTTGACTTCTGGGTGGAcagatatgttaataaaacatggGTGGATGGGCAACCTTTGGTGCTTCACCTTGCCAATTCGACAGGCTTGCAGGAGTTCAGTGTCATCTTTTATACGGGCTTCGTTCATGTAAGATCAACAGTTTCCCTTTTAGaattttttctatatatttagcCAAAACCTCTtgtattgaataaatgtatatatattaagtcAACATGAATATATGAGTCAAATGCCAATAATTACTTGAGCCAATGGCGAACGTGTGTCTATTGAAACAGAGGTGTACATGTATCAACTGAGTCAAATACGTATGCGTATCTATTGAGTCAATACGTAAATTTATCTTTTGAGACAAAGGTTTGACTGAGTCATATTTAGATCACCCaaagtttatatttgtgtaaagtGTAAATCCTTTCGATGATCAAGTTAAAGCCTCTTAGAATtatggtgtgtgtgtgtgtgcgggcgtgcgtgcgtgcgtgcatgcatGCGTGCGTACATACGCGTGTGTGCTATATGTAATACAATTTATTACACTGTTCTAGACTCTGCTACTTCATAACATCAGCACGATATATCAGCTTTATACATGCAAAAAATCGGTAAACTTGGATGAGTTTTAGGACTAGGAAAAAATATGTTACCCTTTGAATGAATCTCAGAAATTAAAAGTAAGTGACGTCATTATTACTATCGGTTTATCAAGCGAAGGATACAAACAACCTATTGTTGCATACACAatggtaatatatttaatacattgcATACTCACTTctttaagtcaatatcttaTAACATTTAAGAAACGTTGACTTAACAAAGCGGTTCAACATTAACTCATTTCTTTTCAAGAGTTTATGTTCTTACCCCttaaaattcttcaaaataataattgcacTCTTTCTAACTCCGGACTATATACTAGACCCCATATTTCATGAAGGTAGCTTGAAACATAATGTTtagtttataaaagtaaaatgtgtgttaaagatgcactcttattcccgaatcagatttaccacaactcatgttattgtttaaatatgccCTAAAGGATTAACTCTGGATTAAATCAATTAcgattgaaataaatgttgatgtcACACGAAATTCCGTAAATGTATCTTTTATGCTAAcctataaaaatgtaaatttaattggCGTTAACTGGAAAATctctttaaaaagaaaagttgttatgccattttattgaagttaatataaaactattatacTATTAAACAAAACGGTCTCTGTTAATAGTAAGATTATTAtcacaaatgtataaacacaaaATTCTATTATCCTTGCACTTAAAACGTCTTTCAGTATCTTTGTAAAATTAGGTTGTATTTATTTCAGGTATTTTATAAGGGGCAGTTTCTGAAAAGATATACGATTGCAATGGACAGCTCCGCAGTTACTACGTTTGAAGTCCGTTCTCACAACCCCTTTTTTTCTCGAGCACATAATGGAACTTGCCATATCTACCGAGTGGAAGTCAGAAGTCCAGTCGGTAGTCAAGACAGTAACACAGTTGGTAGTCCCATCAGTACAACACCATCAACTGTAGCGCCTCCCTGGTGACCAGGTCCCATCAGTATAACACCATCACCTGTTGCGTCTCCCTGGTCACAAGGTCCCATCAGTATAACAGCGTCACCTGTAGCGCCTTCCGGGTGACCAGGTCCCATCAGTACAACACCATCACCTGTACCGCCTCCCTGGTGACCAGGTCCCATCAGTACAGCACCATCACCTGTACCGCCTCCCTGGTGACCAGGTCCCATCAGTACAACACCATCACCTGTAGCGCCTCCCTGGTGACCAGGTCCCATCAGTACAACACCATCACCTGTACCGCCTCCCTGGTGACCAGGTCCCATCAGTACAGCACCATCACCTGTATCGCCTCCCTGGTGACCAGGTCCCATCAGTACAGCACCATCACCTGTACCACCGCCCTAGTGACCAGGTCCCATCAGTACAGCACCATCACCTGTACCGCCTCCCTGGTGACCAGGTCCCATCAGTACAGCACCATCACCTGTACCGCCTCCCTGGTGACCAGGTCCCATCAGTACAGCACCATCACCTGTACCGCCTCCCTGGTGACCAGGTCCCATCAGTACAGCACCATCACCTGTACCGCCTCCCTGGTGACCAGGTCCCATCAGTACAACACCATCACCTGTAGCGTCTCCCTGGTGACCAGGTCCCATCAGTACAACACCATCACCTGTAGCGTCTCCCTGGTGACCAGGTCCCATCAGTACAACACCATCACCTGTACCGCCTCCCTGGTGACCAGGTCCCATCAGTACAACACCATCACCTGTATCGCCTCCCTGGTGACCAGGTCCCATCAGTACAACACCATCACCTGTACCGCCTCCCTGGTGACCAGGTCCCATCAGTACAACACCATCACCTGTAGCGCCTCCCGGGTGACCAGGTCCCATCAGTACAACACCATCACCTGTACCGCCTCCCTGGTGACCAGGTCCCATCAGTACAGCACCATCACCTGTACCGCCTCCCTGGTGACCAGGTCCCATCAGTACAACACCATCACCTGTACCGCCTCCCTGGTGACCAGGTCCCATCAGTACAACACCATCACCTGTACCGCCTCCCTTGTGACCAGGTCCCATCAGTACAACACCATCACCTGTAGCGCCTCCCTGGTGACCAGGTCCCATCAGTACAACACCATCACCTGTAGCGTCTCCCTGGTGACCAGGTCCCATCAGTACAACACCATCACCTGTACCGCCTCCCTGGTGACCAGGTCCCATCAGTACAACACCATCACCTGTACCGCCTCCCTGGTGACCAGGTCCCATCAGTACAACACCATCACCTGTAGCGCCTCCCTGGTGACCAGGTCCCATCTGTACAGCACCATCACCTGTAGCGCCTCCCTGGTGACCAGGTCCCATCAGTACAGCACCATCACCTGTACCGCCTCCCTGGTGACCAGGTCCCATCAGTACAGCACCATCACCTGTACCGACTCCCTGGTGACCAGGTCCCATCAGTACAGCACCATCACCTGTACCGCCTCCCTGGTGACCAGGTCCCATTAGTACAGCACCATCACCTGTACCGCCTCCCTGGTGACCAGGTCCCATCAGTACAGCACCATCACCTGTAGCGCCTCCCTGGTGACCAGGTCCCATCTGTACAGCACCATCACCTGTAGCGCCTCCCTGGTGACCAGGTCCCATCAGTACAACACCATCACCTGTACCGCCTCCCTGGTGACCAGGTCCCATCAGTACAGCACCATCACCTGTTGCGTCTCCCTGATCACAAGGTCCCATCAGTACAGCACCATCACCTGTACCGCCTCCCTGGTGACCAGGTCCCATCAGTACAGCACCATCACCTGTTGCGTCTCCCTGGTGACCAGGTCCCATCAGTACAGCACCATCACCTGTTGCGTCTCCCTGGTCACAAGGTCCCATCAGTACAGCACCATCACCTGTACCGCCTCCCTTGTGACCAGGTCCCATCAGTACAACACCATCGCCTGTACCGCCTCCCTGGTGACCAGGTCCCATCAGTACAACACCATCACCTGTACCGCCTCCCTGGTCACAAGGTCCCATCAGTACAACACCATCACCTGTACCGCCTCCCTGGTCACAAGGTCCCATCAGTACAGCACCATCACCTGTACCGCCTCCCTGGTGACCAGGTCCCATCAGTACAACACCATCACCTGTACCGCCTCCCTGGTGACCAGGTCCCATCAGTACAACACCATCACCTGTACCGCCTCCCTGGTGACCAGGTCCCATCAGTCAGCACCATCACCTGTACAGCCTCCCTGGTCACAAGGTCCCATCAGTACAGCACCATCACCTGTACCGCCTCCCTGGTGACCAGGTCCCATCAGTAC encodes:
- the LOC128223201 gene encoding uncharacterized protein LOC128223201 — encoded protein: MGPGHQGGGTGDGVVLMGPGHQGGGTGDGVVLMGPGHQGGGTGDGAVLMGPCDQGGGTGDGVVLMGPCDQGGGTGDGVVLMGPGHQGGGTGDGVVLMGPGHKGGGTGDGAVLMGPCDQGDATGDGAVLMGPGHQGDATGDGAVLMGPGHQGGGTGDGAVLMGPCDQGDATGDGAVLMGPGHQGGGTGDGVVLMGPGHQGGATGDGAVQMGPGHQGGATGDGAVLMGPGHQGGGTGDGAVLMGPGHQGGGTGDGAVLMGPGHQGVGTGDGAVLMGPGHQGGGTGDGAVLMGPGHQGGATGDGAVQMGPGHQGGATGDGVVLMGPGHQGGGTGDGVVLMGPGHQGGGTGDGVVLMGPGHQGDATGDGVVLMGPGHQGGATGDGVVLMGPGHKGGGTGDGVVLMGPGHQGGGTGDGVVLMGPGHQGGGTGDGAVLMGPGHQGGGTGDGVVLMGPGHPGGATGDGVVLMGPGHQGGGTGDGVVLMGPGHQGGDTGDGVVLMGPGHQGGGTGDGVVLMGPGHQGDATGDGVVLMGPGHQGDATGDGVVLMGPGHQGGGTGDGAVLMGPGHQGGGTGDGAVLMGPGHQGGGTGDGAVLMGPGHQGGGTGDGAVLMGPGH